The genomic window TCTGAAATTGCAAGAGCCATTGAAGACGAGGCAAATATTTTAGGATATAATGTTATACTTTGTAATACCGATAATAAGATAAAAAAAGAGGAAGAATACATCAAGCTTTTAATCAGCAAATTGGTAGATGGAATAATATTTATTGCAGGTGGAGCAAGCAAGAAAAGCTTGAAGTTAATTAAAGATAATAGCGTTCCGTTCGTTCTTGTCGATAGATACATTGAAGATTATGAAGATAATTATGGAGTATTCTGTAAAAATTATGAAGGTGTAGTTGAAGGGGTTGAATATCTTTTAGGGAAGGGAAAAAAGAAAATATTGTTTGTTAAAGGCCCAACAGAACTTGAAATTTCCAAACAAAGATTTGAAGGTTATAAGACTACAATGAGCAAATACGGTCTATATATAGACGATTATGTTTTTGAGTCTGATTTTACATTAGAAGGCGGTAAAAGGGCTACTGAGGAGATTTTAAATAAATTAAATGATTTCGATGCTATATTTTATAGCAATGACGTTATGGCATTTGGCGGAATCAAGGTATTAACAAGAAATGGATATAAGATACCTGATGACGTTAGTGTGGTTGGATTTGATAATATTCAAATATCAGAGTTTATCGAGCCAGAACTTACTACTATTTCTCAGCCGATTTATGAAATGGGAAAAGACGCTTGCAACCTTCTAGTCAAGGTCATAAATGAAGATGAAAACATTGAAAAGGTGCATTACTACACACCAAAGTTAATAATAAGAGGAACTGCATAAAATTTTTTAAAAAGTATTGACACAAAGAAACAGGTATAGTATAATTAATTGTGTCAATTGTGGCCCCTTGGTCAAGTGGTTAAGACATCGCCCTTTCACGGCGGTAACAGGGGTTCGAATCCCCTAGGGGTCACCATTTACGGGCGCATAGCTCAGCTGGGAGAGCATCTGCCTTACAAGCAGAGGGTCATAGGTTCGAGCCCTATTGTGCCCACCAAAACTTAATCTTAAGTGCCAGGCACTTAAGATTTCACGGCCCAGTAGCTCAGTTGGTTAGAGTGCCGGCCTGTCACGCCGGAGGTCGAGGGTTCGAGCCCCTTCTGGGTCGCCATATTTGCCGGCTTAGCTCAATCGGTAGAGCAACTGACTTGTAATCAGTAGGTTGTAGGTTCAAGTCCTATAGCCGGCTCCATTAAGCCTCTAGCATATGCAAGAGGCTTTTTTGTGTTTGTAAAAATAAAATAAAGTGAACGACTAATTGTAATCGTTATTTATTATAATTATAATTAACTTATATATAATGTAATTTTGAATGTTTAAAGTTAAGAGCAGGCGCATAAGAAGGAGAAGGATATGTATAGGATAAGTCAGTTTTTTCAGGCAGTTTTTGCAAAGCTTGAAAGGGACGATATAGTTTTTGTTAATACCTATTTGAGTGAAAGGGAGCGAGGCCTTTTTTTTAGGCTACCAAAAAGTGAACAGGTGCATAGCATAAGAGTGGCTAAGGATGTTCTTAATGCTTCTTTAGATTGCGAATGTTACGATGTTCTACTTATTAAAGCTGCGCTTTTGCATGATATTGGGAAGATAGGAAGCGGTCTAAATCCTATTACAAAATCGATTATGGTTATCCTTGATAAAATTCTTAAAGATAAACTGAAAAGGTATAAAAATATAAGAATAGTCAAGCATTATTATGACCATCCTGAAATTGCACTCGAATATCTTGAAAATGATAACAGGTATTTAAAGTTTTTGATAAAGAATCATCATAATTATGATGTCCGTGATAAAAAACTACAATTATTACAACATGCAGATTGCAATAATTAGAATATTTGAATTTAAGTAAATAAATGTTATAATACTGTATATACACCTGAATAATTAATTGGGGGGATTATTTTGAGTTATAGAATACTTCTAATCGACGATGAAGAAAACATCGTAAAGGGCATAAAATACAACCTTGAGAATGAAGGATATGCTGTTGATGTTGCATACGATGGAGAGACTGCAGTTAGATTTATAGCTGACAACGTGTATAACTTAATTATTTTAGATATAATGCTTCCAAAATATGATGGTATGTATCTATTAAAAAAGATAAGAGATAGGTCGAGTGCAATTCCGGTTCTTATGCTTACAGCAAGGGGGTATGACGAAGATAAGGTTAAGGCATTTGAAATGGGAGCAGATGATTATCTTACAAAGCCTTTCAGCATTGTTGAGTTGA from Caloramator mitchellensis includes these protein-coding regions:
- a CDS encoding LacI family DNA-binding transcriptional regulator, giving the protein MKKVTINDIARIAGVSKATVSMVFNKKDENISQETREKIFKVAKELNYIPNSVARSLATSKSYSIGIILPDITNPFFSEIARAIEDEANILGYNVILCNTDNKIKKEEEYIKLLISKLVDGIIFIAGGASKKSLKLIKDNSVPFVLVDRYIEDYEDNYGVFCKNYEGVVEGVEYLLGKGKKKILFVKGPTELEISKQRFEGYKTTMSKYGLYIDDYVFESDFTLEGGKRATEEILNKLNDFDAIFYSNDVMAFGGIKVLTRNGYKIPDDVSVVGFDNIQISEFIEPELTTISQPIYEMGKDACNLLVKVINEDENIEKVHYYTPKLIIRGTA
- a CDS encoding HD domain-containing protein, whose protein sequence is MYRISQFFQAVFAKLERDDIVFVNTYLSERERGLFFRLPKSEQVHSIRVAKDVLNASLDCECYDVLLIKAALLHDIGKIGSGLNPITKSIMVILDKILKDKLKRYKNIRIVKHYYDHPEIALEYLENDNRYLKFLIKNHHNYDVRDKKLQLLQHADCNN